From the genome of Winogradskyella forsetii, one region includes:
- a CDS encoding exo-beta-N-acetylmuramidase NamZ family protein — MLLKVVKNTVLFSIILTICALTFSCGHRVKSETEKLEARSSKLEETTSNPLSDNVTHDKSIIVGANRTAAYLPLLQGKNVGVVANQTSVIFRNNTRKASFLNYSHLIDSLLSLKVNVKKVFAPEHGFRGTADAGELVKDGKDTKTGLHIYSLHGKHKKPTASQLENIDIMLFDIQDVGVRFYTYISTLHYVMEACAEQNIPLLILDRPNPNGNYVDGPVLETKHSSFLGMHPIPLVHGMTLGEYAKMINGEAWLNKGLTCDITIVEMANYNHESFYSLPIRPSPNLPNDQSIILYPSLGLFEGTNINAGRGTEFQFQRYGAPFLDKNYYAFSYTPVANFGSKYPKHENELCYGADLSNVKAERHFTLKYIRDAYNHATDKTKVFNTSNFTTHAGTAALQKQIEAGLSETEIKATWQADLEAYKSMRSKYLIYQTN, encoded by the coding sequence ATGCTTTTAAAGGTTGTCAAAAATACAGTTTTATTCTCGATAATTCTTACCATATGCGCTCTTACATTTTCTTGTGGCCATCGAGTGAAGTCTGAAACTGAGAAGCTCGAAGCGCGAAGCTCGAAGCTGGAAGAGACCACTTCGAATCCGCTCAGTGACAATGTAACCCATGATAAATCCATAATTGTTGGTGCCAATAGAACGGCAGCATATCTTCCTTTATTACAAGGAAAGAATGTTGGCGTAGTGGCCAATCAGACTTCTGTAATATTTAGAAACAACACACGAAAAGCTAGTTTCCTGAACTACAGTCACCTCATTGATTCTTTACTTTCACTAAAAGTCAATGTCAAAAAAGTTTTCGCGCCAGAACACGGTTTTAGAGGCACGGCAGATGCTGGTGAATTGGTAAAAGATGGCAAAGACACCAAAACGGGTCTACATATTTACTCTCTCCATGGCAAGCATAAAAAACCAACAGCGTCGCAGCTTGAAAATATAGATATTATGCTTTTTGATATTCAAGATGTGGGTGTTCGGTTTTACACTTATATCTCAACATTGCACTACGTTATGGAAGCTTGCGCCGAGCAAAATATTCCACTCCTAATTTTAGACCGACCAAATCCCAATGGCAATTATGTTGATGGTCCTGTTTTAGAAACAAAACACAGTAGCTTTTTAGGCATGCACCCTATTCCTTTAGTTCACGGCATGACTTTAGGTGAATACGCAAAAATGATTAATGGTGAGGCTTGGCTGAATAAGGGCTTAACTTGTGATATTACAATTGTAGAGATGGCGAATTATAATCACGAGTCTTTTTATAGCTTACCCATTAGACCTTCTCCAAACCTTCCGAATGACCAATCGATAATACTTTATCCAAGTTTAGGCTTATTTGAAGGCACCAACATCAATGCTGGTAGAGGTACTGAATTTCAGTTTCAGCGTTATGGTGCTCCGTTTTTAGATAAGAATTATTATGCGTTTAGTTATACGCCTGTTGCCAATTTCGGGTCTAAATATCCCAAACATGAAAATGAACTTTGCTATGGCGCTGATTTATCTAATGTGAAGGCAGAAAGACATTTCACCTTGAAATATATTAGGGATGCTTACAACCACGCTACTGATAAAACTAAAGTATTCAACACGTCCAACTTCACAACCCATGCAGGAACGGCTGCTTTGCAGAAACAGATTGAAGCTGGATTATCCGAAACCGAAATTAAAGCGACTTGGCAAGCTGATTTAGAAGCTTATAAAAGCATGCGAAGTAAGTATTTGATATACCAAACTAATTAA